One segment of Leptospiraceae bacterium DNA contains the following:
- a CDS encoding HNH endonuclease: MKKIFKMPKRIKITSRTSSITNAFVNGIIPCLPPSDAEVIEAIKILGMTENKVVCAYCGDAYNQWDHLEPIVENQRPTGYISEIYNLIPCCSICNSSKSGSNWLTWIRGNAEQNPKSRKIKNLENRITKILEYEKWCKLKRTKLKFDKIVGEKLWNEHWKNHDMIIQNMKEFQVHSNILKEKIDKHIS; encoded by the coding sequence ATGAAAAAAATATTTAAAATGCCAAAGCGTATCAAAATTACATCTAGAACGTCTAGCATTACAAATGCATTTGTGAACGGAATTATTCCTTGCTTGCCTCCAAGCGACGCTGAAGTTATAGAGGCAATAAAAATATTAGGTATGACTGAGAATAAAGTTGTTTGCGCATACTGTGGCGATGCCTATAATCAATGGGATCATCTTGAACCAATTGTAGAAAATCAAAGACCGACAGGTTATATTTCAGAGATATATAACTTAATACCATGTTGTAGTATTTGTAATTCTTCAAAAAGTGGAAGCAATTGGCTAACATGGATTAGAGGTAATGCAGAACAAAATCCTAAAAGTAGAAAAATAAAAAATCTAGAAAATAGAATTACTAAAATATTAGAATATGAAAAATGGTGTAAACTGAAACGGACTAAATTAAAATTTGATAAAATAGTTGGAGAGAAACTTTGGAATGAACACTGGAAGAACCATGATATGATTATCCAGAATATGAAAGAATTTCAAGTTCATTCTAATATACTAAAAGAAAAGATAGATAAGCATATAAGTTAA
- a CDS encoding adenylate/guanylate cyclase domain-containing protein, with amino-acid sequence MKKLIEFHVFQFKHCLKLSKIFTLITLTTCIFIVHTLALRGNNELWIAITMRFYHIPILYTAIFLGFIMSIGVSTILASVHLFVMLIQENHVHTVMLEHLVETPFLVILGVAVGFLRDFILFEINKKNEIVDLFGKYISPQLVNDLINKKIKTEGEEKEVTILFCDIKDFTKLAERLKPTDLIFLLNTFFSEMVDIILQNKGFLDKFIGDAIMVVFGIPESKSHDKQTAVHVAIQMLKKLRQLNEKKSFGDEKLEITIGIHSGRVVAGNVGSSERREYTIVGDNVNLASRVQNLNKFYHSNFLISDSVYQGIIEQQDFKVREIDSVRVKGKQIPCVLFEVYSHLSQDEINKKELNLLNFMNGLLFYKSGDFHQAKILFEQALKQNPEDILCTLYLERIKDLLENKIEGWDGIYDFKNK; translated from the coding sequence ATGAAGAAATTAATTGAATTTCATGTCTTCCAATTTAAACATTGCCTAAAGCTGTCAAAAATTTTTACTCTTATAACTCTGACGACTTGTATTTTCATAGTGCATACTTTAGCTCTTAGAGGCAATAATGAACTTTGGATAGCTATAACTATGAGATTTTATCACATTCCAATTTTATATACGGCAATTTTTTTAGGATTTATTATGAGTATTGGTGTAAGTACGATATTAGCATCAGTTCATTTATTTGTGATGCTAATCCAAGAGAATCATGTCCACACTGTTATGCTCGAACATTTAGTGGAAACGCCTTTTTTGGTTATACTGGGAGTAGCCGTTGGATTCTTACGAGATTTTATTTTGTTTGAGATTAATAAAAAGAATGAGATTGTAGACCTATTTGGCAAATATATTTCTCCACAACTGGTAAACGATTTAATTAATAAAAAAATTAAAACAGAAGGTGAAGAGAAAGAAGTTACGATTCTATTTTGCGATATTAAAGATTTTACAAAATTAGCGGAAAGATTAAAACCGACTGATTTAATCTTTCTATTGAATACATTTTTTTCTGAAATGGTCGACATCATTTTACAAAACAAAGGTTTTTTGGATAAATTCATCGGGGACGCAATCATGGTTGTCTTTGGAATACCCGAATCAAAATCGCATGATAAGCAAACCGCAGTCCATGTCGCAATTCAAATGTTAAAAAAATTACGGCAACTGAATGAAAAAAAAAGTTTCGGAGATGAGAAACTTGAAATTACTATTGGTATTCATTCGGGAAGAGTAGTCGCAGGCAATGTCGGTTCGTCGGAAAGAAGAGAATACACAATAGTCGGGGATAATGTAAACCTTGCATCTAGAGTTCAAAATCTAAACAAATTTTATCATTCAAATTTTCTAATTTCGGACAGTGTTTATCAAGGTATTATTGAACAGCAAGATTTTAAAGTGAGGGAAATAGATTCTGTCAGAGTCAAAGGAAAGCAAATACCCTGTGTGCTTTTTGAAGTTTACTCACATTTATCTCAAGACGAAATAAATAAAAAAGAACTAAATCTACTCAATTTTATGAACGGACTTTTGTTCTACAAAAGCGGAGACTTTCACCAAGCCAAAATTTTATTCGAGCAAGCGCTCAAACAAAATCCGGAAGATATTTTATGTACGCTGTACTTAGAAAGAATTAAAGACCTGCTAGAAAATAAAATTGAAGGCTGGGATGGAATTTATGATTTTAAAAATAAATAG
- a CDS encoding HNH endonuclease, producing the protein MAKENYKKQNKNLECQVCGFSFTVYGEVGKDYIEAHHTIPVSQMTGKSKTKIEDIALVCSNCHKMLHRKRPWLKMSEIKSLLLASKHSV; encoded by the coding sequence ATGGCAAAAGAAAACTATAAGAAACAAAATAAGAATTTAGAATGTCAAGTTTGTGGATTTAGTTTTACAGTGTATGGAGAAGTTGGAAAGGATTACATTGAGGCTCACCATACTATTCCTGTAAGTCAAATGACTGGAAAATCGAAAACAAAGATTGAGGATATAGCATTAGTATGCTCAAATTGTCATAAGATGTTGCATAGAAAAAGACCTTGGCTAAAAATGTCAGAAATAAAATCTTTACTATTAGCATCAAAACACAGCGTCTAA
- a CDS encoding efflux RND transporter permease subunit has product MLNKIIESALRNRLWVFLSAFLLFFFGMLSIFRVSLDALPDISNVIVEVNTKSGSLDPEQVEKTITFFVETELAGIPGVNDIRSLSKFGLSNVVLTFEDGTDIYRARQIVLERLQNLKDKLPNEVTPELTPITTGLGEIFMYSVEAKPGSLLEKKSEIERLLYLRTVQDLIIRTQIRTHVKNIAEVDTIGGYLREIHIDLIPGKLRIHGISINEIVKATESIGENYGGGYIEKNDEMIVVRTLGSSIVLERLKDLPVRQSGTGAIIRVKDIAIVREHGMQRVGSATHNGKEIVFGTAMMLMGANSRQTVQELKSFMDSIQIPDDVVINVLNERSFLVNSTITTISRNLAEGALLVILVLFLVLGNFRASIYVALVIPLSMLFAAIGMYVFNISANLMSLGAIDFGLLVDAAIVMIENTLAKKEELGEKKIENPIEFVLQSSREILKPVTYGIFIVMFVYIPILTLDGIEGKMFRPMAQAVLLALGGSYLVTLLLIPVCSLSLLKIPNKEKKHNATVERINKFYVPILLFGFRNRAIALGISILIFFVALVCFIRMGADFIPQLKEGDIMITLVRESNISLAKSTELQERVETILKEFPEIEYVFSRTGTTEVANDPMGIYMSDTFVILKKKNILELIKAKNWNPFITKIKERLEAEFPNDEITVGQPVETRFNELLEGSRADITLRIYGNDLDELIVLQEEAEKILKTVPGADEIELDPISALRKSKVLDVKPDYDKIIRYGISLENFNSTFAASMSGIMVGNLYERDLKFPVVIRLSEEFRNSESAIKSIPIGTQDLGSIPLGDVATLQESEKVMTIARNNGRRYAAISINLGDRDIDSFVTEAKEKISKSLTIPVGYSVFWGGQFKNLERARLKLLVVVPFTLLIIFLLLLKSFNSLKQALLVYLSIPFAVTGGIFALLIRDMNFSISAAIGFIALSGIAILNGVVKVNNINQLRESGLSVDDAVRLAAVSRLRPVLMTALVASFGFIPMAIGEGLGSEVQKPLATVVIGGLISSTILTLFLLPVFYDWIESEKEVEANKD; this is encoded by the coding sequence ATGCTAAATAAAATAATAGAATCCGCGCTAAGAAACAGGCTTTGGGTTTTCCTTTCTGCTTTCCTTCTATTTTTCTTCGGAATGCTTTCCATTTTTAGAGTATCACTCGATGCGTTACCCGATATATCAAACGTAATTGTAGAAGTAAATACTAAATCAGGCTCTCTCGACCCGGAACAAGTAGAAAAAACAATTACTTTTTTTGTGGAAACCGAACTTGCAGGTATCCCCGGTGTGAATGATATACGCTCTCTTTCTAAGTTTGGGCTGTCTAATGTAGTTTTAACGTTTGAAGACGGGACAGATATCTATAGGGCTAGACAAATTGTTTTAGAAAGATTACAGAATTTGAAAGATAAATTACCAAATGAGGTTACTCCTGAATTAACCCCAATTACTACGGGGCTTGGAGAAATATTTATGTATTCCGTAGAAGCAAAACCCGGAAGTCTTTTAGAAAAAAAATCAGAAATAGAAAGGCTTCTTTATTTGCGAACAGTGCAAGATTTAATTATTCGAACACAAATTAGAACCCATGTAAAAAATATTGCTGAGGTAGATACAATCGGGGGTTACCTGAGAGAGATTCATATCGATTTAATTCCTGGAAAGTTAAGAATACATGGGATCAGTATAAATGAAATAGTAAAAGCGACGGAATCTATTGGAGAAAATTATGGCGGGGGCTATATAGAAAAAAATGATGAGATGATTGTCGTTCGTACTCTTGGAAGTTCTATTGTACTGGAGAGGTTAAAAGATTTGCCCGTTCGCCAAAGCGGTACAGGTGCAATTATAAGAGTCAAAGACATTGCAATCGTTCGCGAACATGGAATGCAAAGAGTTGGATCTGCTACTCATAACGGAAAAGAAATTGTATTTGGTACTGCTATGATGCTTATGGGGGCTAATAGCCGTCAAACCGTGCAGGAATTAAAATCTTTTATGGATTCAATTCAAATCCCAGATGATGTGGTTATCAACGTATTAAACGAAAGAAGTTTTTTAGTAAACTCAACGATTACCACTATATCTAGAAATTTAGCAGAAGGAGCTTTACTTGTAATTTTAGTTTTATTCTTAGTGCTTGGAAATTTTAGAGCCTCGATTTATGTAGCACTAGTAATTCCACTCTCCATGCTATTTGCCGCTATTGGGATGTATGTATTTAATATCTCAGCCAACCTGATGAGTCTTGGTGCTATCGACTTCGGATTATTAGTCGATGCAGCCATTGTTATGATTGAAAATACACTTGCGAAAAAAGAAGAATTAGGCGAGAAGAAAATAGAGAATCCAATTGAATTTGTATTGCAATCATCGCGTGAAATACTAAAGCCTGTTACTTACGGGATATTCATTGTTATGTTCGTTTATATTCCCATATTAACATTAGATGGAATCGAAGGCAAAATGTTTCGCCCAATGGCGCAAGCAGTGTTACTTGCTTTAGGCGGTAGTTATCTTGTGACTCTTCTTTTAATTCCCGTTTGTTCTTTAAGCCTCTTAAAGATTCCGAATAAAGAAAAAAAACACAATGCAACAGTAGAGAGAATCAATAAATTTTATGTTCCTATTTTACTATTTGGATTTAGAAACCGTGCGATTGCTTTGGGAATAAGCATTCTTATTTTTTTTGTAGCCTTAGTATGTTTTATTAGAATGGGTGCGGATTTTATTCCTCAATTAAAAGAGGGGGATATAATGATTACTCTCGTCCGTGAGAGTAATATCAGTTTGGCGAAATCAACTGAATTGCAAGAGCGAGTAGAAACAATTCTAAAAGAATTTCCCGAAATCGAATACGTGTTTTCCAGAACAGGAACAACAGAAGTCGCAAATGACCCAATGGGAATTTATATGTCAGATACGTTTGTAATTCTAAAGAAGAAAAATATTTTAGAATTGATTAAAGCGAAAAATTGGAATCCATTTATTACAAAAATTAAAGAAAGACTTGAAGCTGAATTTCCAAACGATGAAATTACGGTCGGTCAGCCGGTCGAAACTAGATTTAATGAATTGCTAGAAGGAAGTAGAGCCGATATTACTCTACGAATATATGGAAATGATTTGGATGAATTGATTGTCTTACAAGAAGAAGCAGAGAAAATTTTAAAGACTGTTCCGGGTGCAGACGAAATTGAATTAGACCCAATCTCCGCGCTTAGAAAGAGTAAAGTTCTAGATGTAAAACCAGACTACGATAAAATTATCCGCTATGGAATTTCCTTAGAAAATTTTAATTCCACATTTGCCGCGTCTATGAGTGGGATAATGGTTGGAAACCTCTATGAAAGGGATTTAAAATTCCCTGTAGTAATTCGTTTATCGGAAGAATTCAGAAATTCAGAATCAGCCATTAAGAGTATTCCTATTGGTACTCAGGACTTGGGTTCCATACCGTTAGGCGACGTAGCTACCTTGCAGGAGTCCGAGAAAGTAATGACTATTGCAAGAAATAACGGAAGACGTTATGCGGCAATCTCCATTAACCTCGGCGATAGGGATATTGACAGTTTCGTAACCGAGGCGAAAGAAAAAATTTCTAAATCACTTACTATTCCAGTAGGCTATTCTGTTTTTTGGGGTGGACAATTCAAAAACTTGGAGAGAGCAAGGCTTAAATTGCTTGTTGTAGTTCCATTCACACTTTTAATCATATTTTTACTACTTCTAAAAAGTTTTAATAGTTTAAAGCAAGCACTTCTTGTTTATTTAAGTATTCCTTTCGCTGTTACTGGTGGAATTTTTGCTTTATTAATTAGAGATATGAATTTTAGTATTTCTGCCGCCATCGGCTTCATCGCGTTATCCGGTATTGCAATTTTGAATGGTGTAGTAAAAGTGAATAATATAAATCAATTACGAGAGTCAGGTTTATCGGTTGACGATGCAGTGAGACTTGCCGCAGTATCTAGACTTAGACCAGTTCTTATGACAGCACTTGTTGCTTCCTTTGGATTTATTCCTATGGCGATTGGAGAAGGTCTTGGTTCAGAAGTGCAAAAACCGCTTGCAACTGTTGTAATCGGTGGATTGATTTCTTCTACGATACTTACACTTTTTTTATTGCCAGTATTCTATGATTGGATAGAGTCAGAAAAAGAAGTTGAGGCTAATAAGGATTAA
- a CDS encoding TolC family protein: MQFFIILFVSLFFTIQTIYSQTNAEYTLEDLVARAELKAEIILAGQASVEEAEFLKRQAGKFKNPSIKLDYGRRRASNETGPEYSVEVSQDFYYPGKRELRVKIAEENEKSLEANLEERKLEYKYSVIKLVYSYLIAAEKATHIKDRVKRFALMESFIKRKAFVTPQSKSELFIVQNRLLNLQKHLIELERDQFLEWEKLNFFLGLDSRVKIKPSWFKRGITFNKELVANEMLERNPILKKAKISIQKSTAEARLAGLEKYSDLKIQGAIGEDRSGVANKFFDLGVTFNIPVLDRNQNQVKSIESRIASENYLLSHQTRLLISKLNAAIIDYESAREILKNFSIDSISEMEEKLNFADTEFQKGRLNLISYLELETQLHETHHAIYDTQLEYVDKYTQVLFLTNNSTFTGESNAK; this comes from the coding sequence ATGCAATTTTTTATAATTTTATTTGTTAGTTTATTTTTTACAATTCAAACTATATATTCACAGACTAATGCTGAGTATACGCTAGAAGACTTAGTCGCAAGAGCCGAACTAAAAGCGGAGATAATACTTGCTGGTCAGGCTAGTGTAGAAGAGGCGGAATTTTTAAAAAGACAGGCTGGTAAATTTAAGAACCCAAGTATCAAACTTGACTATGGTCGTAGACGCGCAAGTAACGAAACAGGTCCAGAATATTCAGTGGAAGTAAGTCAGGATTTCTATTACCCAGGCAAACGCGAATTACGCGTAAAAATTGCAGAGGAAAATGAAAAATCATTAGAGGCTAACCTAGAAGAAAGAAAATTAGAATATAAATATAGTGTGATTAAGCTAGTATATTCTTACCTGATTGCAGCAGAAAAGGCGACTCATATTAAAGATCGAGTCAAACGATTTGCATTAATGGAATCCTTTATTAAAAGAAAAGCATTTGTCACTCCCCAGAGCAAATCTGAATTGTTCATTGTCCAAAATCGCCTATTGAATTTGCAAAAGCATTTGATTGAACTAGAACGAGATCAATTTCTAGAATGGGAAAAATTAAATTTTTTTCTAGGTCTCGACTCTCGCGTGAAAATAAAACCTAGTTGGTTTAAAAGAGGAATAACTTTTAATAAAGAACTGGTCGCAAACGAAATGCTAGAAAGAAATCCAATTTTGAAAAAGGCAAAAATTTCAATTCAAAAATCGACTGCGGAAGCAAGACTTGCAGGTCTAGAAAAATATTCTGATTTAAAGATACAGGGCGCAATTGGCGAAGATAGGTCTGGCGTTGCAAACAAATTTTTTGATTTAGGGGTAACGTTTAATATCCCCGTCTTGGATAGAAACCAAAATCAAGTAAAGAGCATCGAGTCTAGAATTGCTTCTGAAAACTACTTACTATCTCATCAAACAAGACTTTTGATTAGCAAATTAAATGCTGCAATTATAGACTATGAATCCGCGAGAGAAATTTTAAAGAATTTTTCGATAGATTCGATTTCTGAAATGGAAGAGAAGTTGAATTTTGCGGATACAGAATTTCAAAAGGGCAGGCTAAACTTAATAAGCTACTTAGAACTAGAAACCCAACTTCACGAAACCCATCATGCTATTTACGATACGCAACTCGAATATGTTGATAAGTATACACAGGTGTTATTTCTAACGAATAATTCTACATTTACGGGAGAATCAAATGCTAAATAA